In a single window of the Aminomonas paucivorans DSM 12260 genome:
- a CDS encoding Rne/Rng family ribonuclease, with translation MTKGKKIVANTVDSEEMRVAILDERGRLYDLYLERMWERQRTGEIYKARVDSVLPGMHAAFVNLGDGRNGFLYLDDVPDRNVKPNAEMIVQVVKSARKGKGARVTPRVSLAGRYLVLVPGGHETGVSKRIADEDERARLRGLARSCRPQGYGLIVRTVAEGCDEENLMRDVEELLEQWQEVEENGRRNAAPCLLYRDLGLLERVLRDELDGDVTEIVVDNEEERDRVEEWLKHFRDGEPPEVNYYRGNTPLFEIYGIEKEIEGLLDRKVWLHSGAYLVIDQTEALTVIDVNTGKFTGSTDLRHTVLATNLEAADEVARQLRLRALGGIVVIDFIDMETDEDRRALVARLQELFRKDRYRARVYGVTGLGLVEITRKRARPDLRSLVSRGCPFCGGLGWVEKEESVAMQIKRFLRKVCQSSRSEALLVEAYPAVARYVGETYLKAWQEEFGRTLFLREVPEFSWARYRLDSQGSLAQMEHRVDLLERREERAVVHRAAASPRV, from the coding sequence GTGACGAAGGGCAAGAAGATCGTGGCCAACACCGTGGACTCCGAGGAGATGCGGGTGGCCATCCTGGACGAGCGGGGGCGGCTGTACGACCTCTACTTGGAGAGGATGTGGGAGCGTCAGCGCACCGGGGAGATCTACAAGGCCCGGGTGGACAGCGTGCTTCCGGGGATGCACGCCGCCTTCGTGAACCTGGGGGACGGGCGCAACGGGTTCCTCTACCTGGACGACGTGCCGGACCGAAACGTGAAGCCCAACGCGGAGATGATCGTCCAGGTGGTGAAATCCGCCCGGAAGGGCAAGGGCGCTCGGGTGACCCCCCGGGTCTCCCTGGCGGGGCGCTATCTGGTGCTGGTTCCGGGGGGGCACGAGACGGGGGTCTCCAAGCGCATCGCCGACGAGGACGAGCGCGCCCGGCTGCGCGGCCTGGCCCGGTCCTGTCGGCCCCAGGGATACGGCCTCATCGTGCGCACCGTGGCGGAGGGGTGCGACGAGGAGAACCTGATGCGGGACGTGGAGGAGCTCCTGGAGCAGTGGCAGGAGGTGGAGGAGAACGGCCGGCGCAACGCCGCTCCCTGCCTGCTTTACCGGGACCTGGGCCTCCTGGAGCGGGTGCTTCGGGACGAGCTGGACGGGGACGTGACGGAGATCGTGGTGGACAACGAGGAGGAGCGGGACCGGGTGGAGGAGTGGCTGAAGCACTTCCGCGACGGCGAACCCCCGGAGGTGAACTACTACCGGGGCAACACCCCCCTCTTCGAGATCTACGGCATCGAGAAGGAGATCGAGGGGCTTCTGGACCGGAAGGTTTGGCTTCACTCCGGGGCCTACCTGGTGATCGACCAGACCGAGGCCCTCACGGTGATCGACGTGAACACGGGCAAGTTCACCGGCTCCACGGACCTGCGGCACACCGTGCTGGCCACCAACCTGGAGGCGGCGGACGAGGTGGCCCGGCAACTGCGTCTGCGGGCCCTGGGGGGGATCGTGGTCATCGACTTCATCGACATGGAGACCGACGAGGACCGTCGAGCCCTGGTGGCGAGGCTTCAGGAGCTGTTCCGCAAGGACCGTTACCGTGCCCGGGTCTACGGGGTCACGGGGCTGGGACTGGTGGAGATCACCCGCAAACGGGCCCGCCCGGACCTGCGCTCCCTCGTGAGCCGGGGCTGTCCCTTCTGCGGCGGCCTGGGGTGGGTGGAGAAGGAGGAGAGCGTGGCCATGCAGATCAAACGCTTCCTGCGCAAGGTCTGCCAGTCCTCCCGATCCGAGGCCCTTTTGGTGGAGGCCTACCCGGCGGTGGCCCGGTACGTGGGGGAGACCTACCTCAAGGCCTGGCAGGAGGAGTTCGGGCGGACCCTCTTCCTTCGGGAGGTGCCGGAGTTTTCCTGGGCCCGGTACCGCCTGGATTCCCAGGGCTCCCTGGCTCAGATGGAGCATCGGGTGGATCTGCTGGAGCGGCGGGAGGAACGGGCGGTTGTACATCGCGCGGCTGCATCTCCGAGGGTTTAA
- a CDS encoding TIGR03936 family radical SAM-associated protein, translating to MSQEEKEVLREGIEGVSPRPTPAPVNPRVRFLYAKRGAACFLSHADLPVLFGRAARRAGLSVSLTQGFSPHPKVSLGPPLPVGVVGCGEPLEVWFDDWEPRAAGRFGAVLPPGFSLLGAEEVQGSSLASLCKAGAYRLFFHGPVDREGAAEDLRTCEAAAPCVRRVRPEGDGLSLVLLDPDRYGASHLVRWLAAAGRISGWGDLLVVRERLGGWNDETEEVLELMRPGTPDPSEEAVL from the coding sequence ATGTCCCAGGAAGAGAAAGAGGTCCTTCGGGAGGGCATCGAGGGGGTCTCCCCGCGCCCTACTCCGGCCCCGGTCAACCCTCGGGTCCGATTCCTCTACGCCAAGCGGGGAGCCGCCTGTTTCCTTTCCCATGCGGATCTTCCGGTGCTCTTCGGGCGGGCCGCCCGGAGGGCGGGGCTCTCGGTGAGCCTCACCCAGGGTTTCTCCCCCCACCCCAAGGTGAGCCTGGGTCCCCCTCTGCCCGTGGGGGTGGTGGGGTGTGGGGAGCCCCTGGAGGTTTGGTTCGACGATTGGGAGCCTCGGGCAGCGGGACGCTTCGGGGCGGTGTTGCCCCCCGGGTTCTCCCTGTTGGGGGCGGAGGAGGTCCAGGGTTCTTCCCTGGCTTCCCTCTGCAAGGCAGGGGCCTATCGGCTGTTCTTCCACGGACCCGTGGATCGGGAAGGGGCGGCGGAGGATCTCCGAACCTGCGAGGCCGCGGCGCCCTGCGTGAGGCGGGTCCGCCCGGAGGGGGACGGGCTGAGCCTGGTCCTGCTGGATCCGGACCGGTACGGGGCCTCCCACCTGGTCCGATGGCTTGCGGCGGCGGGGAGGATCTCGGGTTGGGGAGACCTCCTGGTGGTTCGGGAACGTCTGGGAGGGTGGAACGACGAGACGGAAGAGGTCCTGGAGCTGATGAGACCGGGTACCCCGGATCCGTCGGAGGAGGCGGTTCTGTGA
- a CDS encoding radical SAM protein, with protein sequence MDCVERKDPRWPLWASVKRPSRYVGAEWGLTPPKPDAPGLVRVCLAFPDVYEVGMSYLGFQIFHALLKSLPQADPERAYCPWPDMEAELRSRGKVLGTLETDRPLGAFDVLAFTLQYELSYTNLLTMLDLGGVPLHAEDRTEAHALVVAGGPGALVAEPLAPFVDAFLLGDGEVLWPSLVRTLSGLKGCPREERLRALAELPGVYVPALGIPRTPVRRQVLADLDEGFLQDRMLVPSTAIVHDRVAVQVFRGCTRGCRFCQAGMIDRPVRERSAASVCDQVKRLLDFTGWEEVGFLSLATCDWSGLEEALVRLDEILRPRSIKLSLPSLRMDAFSVELAAKLETLRKGGLTFAPEAGTQRLRDVINKGVTEEDIRASLEATFAHGWDRVKLYFMMGLPTETEEDLEGIVRIAKETVRTARAHKRRGEVAISLAGFVPKAHTPFQWEAQATREALRERGRWVKSRLIKDSKIRLSYHDPDQTFLEGVFSRGDRALAPVLEEAWRQGARFDGWTETFDLGRWLEAFERCGVDPEAYVARPRPLDVPLPWAHLDAGVTQEFLLRERARALSGELTGDCRVGACHACGFAVEECPRRGQLAGKGGKG encoded by the coding sequence ATGGATTGCGTTGAGAGGAAGGACCCTCGCTGGCCCCTGTGGGCATCGGTGAAGCGTCCTTCGCGCTATGTGGGGGCGGAGTGGGGCTTGACCCCTCCGAAGCCCGATGCCCCGGGGCTGGTGCGGGTCTGCCTTGCCTTCCCGGATGTGTACGAGGTGGGGATGAGCTACCTGGGGTTTCAGATCTTCCACGCCCTCCTGAAGAGCCTGCCCCAGGCGGACCCGGAACGGGCCTACTGTCCCTGGCCGGACATGGAGGCGGAGCTTCGGAGCCGGGGCAAGGTCCTGGGGACCCTGGAGACGGATCGCCCCCTGGGGGCCTTCGATGTCCTGGCCTTCACCCTCCAGTACGAGCTCTCCTACACGAACCTGCTCACCATGCTGGACCTGGGGGGGGTGCCCCTGCACGCGGAGGACCGGACGGAGGCCCATGCCCTGGTGGTGGCGGGAGGCCCCGGCGCCCTTGTGGCGGAACCCCTGGCACCCTTCGTGGATGCCTTCCTCCTGGGGGACGGGGAGGTGCTGTGGCCCTCCCTGGTGCGGACCCTCTCTGGTCTGAAGGGGTGTCCCCGGGAGGAGCGCCTGCGCGCCCTGGCGGAGCTTCCGGGGGTCTACGTTCCGGCCCTGGGGATCCCCCGAACCCCGGTGCGTCGTCAGGTCCTGGCGGACCTGGACGAGGGTTTCCTTCAGGATCGGATGCTGGTCCCCTCCACCGCCATCGTGCATGATCGGGTGGCGGTGCAGGTGTTCCGGGGCTGCACTCGGGGGTGCCGGTTCTGCCAGGCGGGGATGATCGACCGCCCCGTACGGGAGCGGAGCGCCGCTTCGGTGTGCGACCAGGTGAAGCGGCTGCTGGACTTCACCGGATGGGAGGAGGTGGGCTTCCTCTCCCTGGCCACCTGCGATTGGTCGGGACTGGAGGAGGCGCTGGTCCGGCTGGACGAGATCCTTCGCCCCCGATCCATCAAGTTGAGCCTGCCCAGCCTGCGCATGGACGCCTTCTCCGTGGAGTTGGCGGCGAAGCTGGAGACCCTTCGCAAGGGGGGGCTCACCTTTGCCCCCGAGGCGGGGACCCAGCGGCTTCGGGACGTGATCAACAAGGGGGTCACGGAGGAGGACATCCGGGCCTCCCTGGAGGCCACCTTTGCCCACGGGTGGGATCGGGTGAAGCTGTACTTCATGATGGGCCTCCCCACGGAGACGGAAGAGGACCTGGAGGGAATCGTCCGCATCGCCAAGGAGACGGTGCGGACCGCTCGGGCCCACAAACGGCGGGGGGAGGTGGCGATCTCCCTGGCTGGCTTTGTCCCCAAGGCCCATACCCCCTTTCAGTGGGAGGCTCAGGCCACCCGGGAGGCCCTCCGGGAGCGGGGCCGGTGGGTCAAGTCCCGGCTCATCAAGGACTCCAAGATCCGTCTGTCCTACCACGATCCGGACCAGACCTTCCTGGAGGGGGTCTTCTCCCGGGGAGACCGGGCTCTGGCTCCGGTGCTGGAAGAGGCATGGAGGCAGGGAGCCCGGTTCGACGGGTGGACGGAGACCTTCGACCTGGGACGGTGGCTGGAGGCCTTCGAGCGGTGCGGGGTGGACCCGGAGGCGTACGTAGCCCGTCCCCGGCCCCTGGACGTGCCCCTGCCCTGGGCGCACCTGGACGCGGGGGTGACCCAGGAGTTCCTGCTCCGGGAACGGGCCCGAGCCCTTTCAGGGGAGCTTACGGGGGACTGCCGGGTCGGCGCCTGTCATGCCTGCGGTTTCGCCGTGGAGGAGTGCCCCCGGAGGGGGCAGCTCGCCGGGAAGGGGGGGAAGGGGTGA
- the rodA gene encoding rod shape-determining protein RodA has protein sequence MADFSPSWTEIRKNLDRPLVVLTLGLFVLGLVALVSASLGVRRNHPEYPMKQLLWGLLGALAYLGVLKVGYQNFLKQAVPLYLGALGLLVALLVLGHAAKGAQSWFHLGPFRLQPSELGKVALGLVLAKHCSRVPPETPRAFLGTLGVAGVSLSLLLLQPDLGSALVYGAMTMVALWVSGAKPSYLACLGGAGLLAFPFAWQGLKTYQKMRLLVFLDPTLDPQGAGYNVIQSRIAVGSGGLVGKGFLAGTQSRLHFLPEPHTDFIFSVFAEEFGFLGCSLVLCLFALLFWRMIKVALQSRDLRAKILVATLSAWLWFQVMESIAMSMGLAPITGLPLPLFSYGGSSLLAEALALGLVQSVAVSTARERFD, from the coding sequence ATGGCTGATTTCTCTCCGTCCTGGACGGAGATCCGCAAGAACCTGGACCGCCCCCTAGTGGTCCTGACCCTGGGGTTGTTCGTCCTGGGCCTGGTGGCCCTGGTGAGCGCCTCCCTGGGGGTCCGGAGAAACCACCCGGAGTACCCCATGAAACAGCTGTTGTGGGGCCTTCTGGGAGCCCTGGCCTACCTGGGGGTCCTCAAGGTGGGGTATCAGAACTTCCTGAAGCAGGCCGTTCCCCTCTACCTGGGGGCTCTGGGGTTGCTGGTGGCCCTGCTGGTTCTGGGGCACGCCGCCAAGGGAGCTCAGAGCTGGTTCCACCTGGGGCCCTTCCGCCTTCAGCCCTCGGAACTGGGCAAGGTGGCCCTGGGGCTTGTCCTGGCGAAACACTGCAGCCGCGTCCCTCCCGAGACCCCCCGAGCCTTCTTGGGGACCCTGGGGGTGGCGGGGGTGTCCCTGTCCCTCCTGCTGCTTCAACCGGACCTGGGAAGCGCCCTGGTCTACGGGGCCATGACCATGGTCGCCCTGTGGGTCTCCGGGGCAAAGCCCTCCTATCTGGCCTGTCTGGGAGGCGCGGGGCTGTTGGCCTTTCCCTTTGCCTGGCAGGGCCTCAAGACGTACCAGAAGATGCGTCTGCTGGTCTTCCTGGACCCGACCCTGGACCCCCAGGGGGCCGGGTACAATGTCATCCAGTCCCGCATCGCCGTGGGCTCCGGGGGGCTGGTGGGGAAGGGCTTTCTGGCGGGGACCCAGAGCCGTCTGCACTTTCTTCCCGAACCCCACACGGACTTCATCTTCAGCGTCTTTGCGGAGGAGTTTGGTTTTTTGGGGTGCTCCCTGGTGCTCTGCCTGTTCGCCCTGCTTTTCTGGCGCATGATCAAGGTGGCTCTCCAAAGCCGGGACCTTCGGGCCAAGATCCTGGTGGCCACCCTCTCCGCCTGGCTCTGGTTTCAGGTGATGGAGAGCATCGCTATGAGCATGGGGTTGGCCCCCATCACCGGGTTGCCCCTGCCCCTGTTCAGCTACGGAGGCAGCTCCCTGCTGGCGGAAGCCCTGGCCCTGGGGCTGGTGCAGAGCGTCGCCGTGTCCACGGCCCGAGAGCGTTTCGACTGA
- the minE gene encoding cell division topological specificity factor MinE, with amino-acid sequence MGFLSRLLGKEPSGNTAKERLQLVLIHDRSDISRETMENLRQDIIAVIRNYMEIDESRIELDLEREDRSVALVANIPVKNVRRRGAAGTPKGTKDPKHG; translated from the coding sequence ATGGGGTTTCTGAGTCGTCTGCTTGGCAAGGAGCCTTCGGGAAACACCGCGAAGGAGCGGCTGCAGCTTGTCCTGATCCACGACCGAAGCGACATCTCCCGAGAGACCATGGAGAACCTGCGGCAGGATATCATTGCGGTGATCCGCAACTACATGGAGATCGACGAGAGCCGCATCGAGCTGGATTTGGAGAGGGAGGACCGGTCCGTGGCCCTGGTGGCGAACATCCCGGTGAAGAACGTCCGAAGACGGGGTGCGGCGGGAACGCCGAAGGGAACCAAGGACCCGAAGCATGGCTGA
- the minD gene encoding septum site-determining protein MinD yields MGARVIVVTSGKGGVGKTTTTANLAVALAKSGRKVVAIDADIGLRNLDLVMGLENRIVYTLVDVAEGSCRLAQALVRDKRVENLFMIPAAQTRTKDAITADQMTAICDELREDFDFVFVDSPAGIEAGFRNAAEGADEALVVTTPEVSAVRDADRIIGLLESMGKAPIRLVINRIRPHMVKKGDMMDVSDVLDILAVDLIGVVPDDDTVVTSSNRGEPLTLAELSPAAQAFCNVARRLDGEDVPLLSLDAAQQKGLFSKVCKIFGF; encoded by the coding sequence TTGGGTGCACGGGTGATCGTGGTGACCTCCGGCAAGGGAGGCGTGGGCAAGACCACCACCACCGCGAACCTGGCGGTGGCGTTGGCCAAGAGCGGCCGCAAGGTGGTGGCCATCGACGCGGACATCGGTTTGCGGAATCTGGACCTGGTGATGGGATTGGAGAACCGCATCGTCTACACCCTGGTGGACGTGGCGGAGGGATCCTGCCGGCTTGCCCAGGCCCTGGTGCGGGACAAGCGGGTGGAGAACCTCTTCATGATCCCCGCCGCCCAGACCAGGACCAAGGACGCCATCACGGCGGATCAGATGACCGCCATCTGCGACGAGCTGCGGGAGGACTTCGACTTCGTCTTCGTGGACAGCCCCGCAGGCATCGAGGCGGGTTTCCGCAACGCCGCGGAGGGAGCGGACGAGGCTCTGGTGGTCACCACTCCGGAGGTCTCGGCGGTGCGGGATGCGGACCGCATCATCGGTCTGCTGGAGTCCATGGGCAAAGCCCCCATCCGCCTGGTGATCAACCGGATCCGTCCCCACATGGTCAAAAAGGGGGACATGATGGACGTCTCCGACGTGCTGGACATCCTGGCGGTGGACCTGATCGGGGTGGTTCCGGACGACGACACGGTGGTCACCTCCAGCAACCGGGGAGAGCCCCTGACCCTCGCGGAGCTGTCCCCCGCCGCCCAGGCGTTCTGCAACGTGGCGCGCCGGCTGGACGGGGAGGACGTCCCCCTGCTTTCCTTGGACGCGGCCCAGCAGAAGGGCCTGTTCTCCAAGGTCTGCAAGATCTTCGGGTTCTAG
- a CDS encoding septum site-determining protein MinC translates to MIQLKGTAEALRCVVPETIPEADLPGELSRVLAEGAHMLSGAKVVLDFQGRNLSGGLLQRILEGFVWPGGMTVLSWKSLDGATLERFKAAGLPVGEPVSSVRKGQGLQPALCLRRSLRSGQRVEHRGDVVVCGHVNDGAEVFALGHVVVLGRLQGLVHAGMEGDDEATVSVRVFEATQVRIGCRVGSMDRGAPWWGHSVLVSVEEDSVVVGDWPGTDGDLRRER, encoded by the coding sequence ATGATCCAACTCAAGGGAACCGCCGAGGCCCTTCGGTGCGTCGTCCCCGAGACCATCCCGGAGGCGGACCTGCCCGGGGAGCTTTCCCGCGTCCTGGCGGAAGGGGCTCACATGCTCTCCGGCGCCAAGGTGGTGCTGGACTTTCAGGGACGCAACCTCTCGGGTGGGCTGTTGCAGCGCATCCTGGAGGGGTTCGTCTGGCCCGGGGGCATGACGGTCCTGTCCTGGAAGAGCCTGGACGGGGCGACCCTGGAACGGTTCAAGGCGGCGGGGCTGCCCGTGGGGGAACCCGTCTCCTCGGTCCGAAAGGGGCAGGGACTTCAGCCTGCCCTGTGTCTGCGCCGGTCCCTGCGTTCCGGACAGCGGGTGGAGCATCGGGGGGACGTGGTGGTCTGCGGCCACGTCAACGACGGGGCGGAGGTCTTCGCCCTGGGGCACGTGGTGGTGCTGGGCCGCCTTCAGGGCCTGGTGCATGCGGGCATGGAGGGGGACGACGAGGCTACGGTCTCCGTGCGGGTGTTCGAGGCCACCCAGGTGCGCATCGGCTGCCGGGTGGGCTCCATGGATCGCGGGGCTCCCTGGTGGGGCCATTCGGTGCTTGTCTCGGTGGAGGAGGACTCGGTGGTGGTGGGGGATTGGCCCGGCACCGACGGGGACCTTCGACGAGAGCGTTAG
- the mrdA gene encoding penicillin-binding protein 2 translates to MTKGFERLSMDQRLERVRVLAVVLLLTLMGGLGYFQVLRADRYVELASRNRLRLVRLLPPRGVITDVNGAPLAVNVRTFDVKGYPMDLQKPENRKRVVELFRRKGFPLDEATLTEMVEKQYVAPYRAVSLANNLTLAQVADLVADPEFSSLLFPFPVWRRVYPAGALVSHVTGFVGEITREELESAADARYQGGDGVGKTGIEAFYEGRLRGDVGEEAVEVDSRGRRLREVSRREPARGEDLRLTLDLGAQRVAAELMGNEKGALVVLDVQDGGVKVLYSSPTFDPNPLTWGISSREWNDLLKDPARPMMDRCVSGTYPPGSTFKAVTTIAALEENVVNNHTTVYCPGYYTLGNRTFKCWKHSGHGSENLLEAIRDSCDVFFYQTGVWLGIERLLKWSAILGVGSPSGIDIPGEASGNLAGPAWKKKRFREPWYKGDTVNYSIGQGFLLMTPLQLARVYAAVANGGHLVIPHLNSRERFPRKDLRIPQSGLRSLQRGLEEVVRSGTGKRAGAFGVTVAGKTGTAQNPHGDDHAWFVGYAPVERPRFVAVALVEGGGHGSSVAAPLVGKILSYLVQHDRKGGTGP, encoded by the coding sequence ATGACTAAAGGGTTCGAGCGGCTCTCCATGGACCAGCGCCTGGAGCGGGTGCGGGTGCTGGCGGTGGTGCTTCTCCTGACTCTGATGGGAGGATTGGGGTACTTTCAGGTCCTTCGGGCGGATCGCTACGTGGAGCTGGCCTCCCGTAACCGGCTGCGTCTGGTGCGCCTGCTGCCCCCTCGCGGGGTGATCACCGACGTCAACGGAGCGCCCCTGGCGGTGAACGTGCGGACCTTCGACGTCAAGGGGTACCCTATGGATCTCCAGAAGCCCGAGAACCGGAAGCGGGTGGTGGAGCTGTTTCGGCGGAAGGGCTTTCCCCTGGACGAGGCCACCTTGACGGAGATGGTGGAGAAGCAGTACGTGGCCCCCTACCGGGCGGTGAGCCTGGCGAACAACCTGACCCTGGCCCAGGTGGCGGACCTGGTGGCGGATCCGGAGTTTTCCTCCCTCCTGTTTCCCTTTCCGGTCTGGCGACGGGTCTACCCGGCGGGGGCCCTGGTCTCCCACGTCACGGGGTTCGTGGGGGAGATCACCCGGGAGGAGCTGGAATCCGCTGCGGATGCCCGGTATCAGGGGGGGGACGGGGTCGGGAAGACGGGGATCGAGGCGTTCTACGAGGGACGCCTTCGGGGGGACGTGGGGGAAGAGGCGGTGGAGGTGGACTCCCGAGGGCGACGGCTGCGGGAGGTTTCCCGGCGGGAGCCTGCCCGGGGAGAGGACCTTCGTCTCACTCTGGATCTGGGAGCCCAGAGGGTGGCGGCGGAACTCATGGGAAACGAGAAGGGGGCCCTGGTGGTCCTGGACGTGCAGGACGGAGGGGTGAAGGTCCTCTACTCCTCCCCCACCTTCGACCCCAACCCCCTCACCTGGGGCATCTCCTCCCGGGAGTGGAACGATCTGCTCAAGGACCCCGCCCGACCCATGATGGACCGGTGCGTGAGCGGGACCTACCCCCCCGGATCCACCTTCAAGGCCGTCACCACCATCGCCGCTCTGGAGGAAAACGTGGTGAACAACCACACCACCGTCTACTGTCCGGGGTACTATACCCTGGGTAACCGGACCTTCAAGTGTTGGAAGCACTCCGGTCACGGGTCGGAGAACCTGCTGGAGGCCATCCGGGATTCCTGCGACGTGTTCTTTTATCAGACCGGAGTGTGGCTGGGCATCGAACGGCTCCTGAAGTGGTCCGCCATCCTGGGGGTGGGTTCTCCGTCGGGGATCGACATCCCCGGAGAGGCGTCGGGCAACCTGGCCGGTCCCGCCTGGAAGAAGAAGCGCTTTCGGGAGCCCTGGTACAAGGGAGACACGGTGAACTACTCCATCGGCCAGGGGTTTCTTCTCATGACTCCTCTTCAGCTGGCCCGGGTGTACGCCGCCGTGGCCAACGGAGGGCACCTGGTGATTCCCCACTTGAACTCCCGGGAGCGCTTCCCCCGCAAGGACCTTCGAATCCCTCAGTCGGGGCTTCGGTCCCTCCAGAGAGGGTTGGAGGAAGTGGTGCGAAGCGGAACGGGCAAGCGGGCGGGAGCCTTCGGGGTGACCGTGGCGGGCAAGACCGGGACGGCCCAGAACCCCCACGGGGACGACCACGCCTGGTTCGTGGGCTACGCCCCCGTGGAACGCCCCCGGTTCGTGGCGGTGGCTCTGGTGGAGGGGGGAGGGCACGGATCTTCCGTGGCCGCTCCCCTGGTGGGTAAAATTCTCTCGTATCTGGTGCAGCATGACCGCAAAGGAGGCACGGGACCATGA
- the mreC gene encoding rod shape-determining protein MreC — protein MRRLESLWFHGALAAVAGLILAWSSFHAPWSRPAVDLVGQSLSWPERPMLELRMVAQGFTSWVAERKTLKERLLDLETENLALRRRLEVLAEPVPPRTGSLVGAKVTLRYPEAWWSEVRVDRGSRDGVVLGAPAVSEGYLIGTVDRVGKDYAWVRLLTSSESLLAMVVEDTRDLGVLAGDDRGNVWLQYIPAEKRLERDMRLSTALVGEAVPPGIPVGRIWSPGRASGGFQLYRVVLGAHLTQLYTLEILIPPGETP, from the coding sequence ATGCGTCGCCTGGAATCCCTCTGGTTTCACGGTGCTCTGGCCGCCGTCGCGGGACTGATCCTTGCCTGGAGCAGCTTCCACGCTCCCTGGTCCCGTCCTGCGGTGGACCTGGTGGGGCAGAGCCTTTCCTGGCCCGAGCGCCCCATGCTGGAGCTGCGCATGGTGGCCCAGGGCTTCACCTCCTGGGTGGCGGAGCGCAAGACCCTCAAGGAGCGACTGCTGGACCTGGAGACGGAGAACCTGGCCCTGCGGCGCAGGCTGGAGGTGCTGGCGGAACCGGTGCCCCCCCGAACGGGCTCTCTGGTGGGGGCCAAGGTGACCCTGCGGTACCCCGAAGCGTGGTGGAGCGAGGTCCGGGTGGACCGGGGATCTCGGGACGGGGTCGTCCTGGGGGCGCCCGCTGTTTCGGAGGGTTACCTCATCGGCACGGTGGACCGGGTGGGGAAGGATTACGCCTGGGTACGTCTCCTGACCTCCTCCGAATCCCTGCTGGCCATGGTGGTGGAGGATACCCGGGACCTGGGCGTCCTGGCGGGGGACGACCGGGGCAACGTGTGGCTTCAGTACATCCCCGCGGAAAAACGGCTGGAACGGGACATGCGTCTCTCCACCGCCCTGGTGGGCGAAGCGGTCCCTCCGGGCATCCCCGTGGGGCGGATCTGGTCCCCCGGGCGAGCCAGCGGGGGATTCCAGCTCTACCGGGTGGTGCTGGGAGCCCACCTGACCCAGCTCTATACCCTGGAGATCCTGATCCCCCCGGGAGAGACCCCATGA
- the mreB gene encoding rod shape-determining protein, translated as MFKFLAGWFSRDVGIDLGTANVVVYVENKGVVLNEPSVLATRKSGRKGQKEILAIGMEAKRMIGKTPAGVETVRPLQHGVIADFEMTENLIQHVMVRANQGRRLFVHPRVVVCVPACVTEVEKRAVVDATLGAGAREAFVVEEPLAAALGTGLPIHEPRGNMIVDIGGGTSEVAVLSLGGIVISHSLRVAGDEMDNALVAMMRQNYTLSIGETTAEEIKFALGSAAPLEQELEMEVKGRDLMDGLPKVVRVSSVEVREALSPIIERIEDMLRMALEKTPPELVKDIVDQGLMLTGGGANLRGLNLRLADALNVPVHLAEQPLFSVALGLGKMLQSMDLTRKITVSVEGGGA; from the coding sequence GTGTTCAAGTTCCTTGCAGGATGGTTCAGTCGGGATGTGGGGATCGATCTGGGGACCGCCAACGTGGTGGTCTACGTGGAGAACAAGGGCGTGGTGCTCAACGAGCCCTCGGTGCTGGCCACGCGGAAGTCCGGGCGGAAGGGCCAGAAGGAGATCCTGGCCATCGGGATGGAAGCCAAGAGGATGATCGGCAAGACCCCCGCGGGGGTGGAGACGGTGCGTCCCCTTCAGCACGGGGTCATCGCGGACTTCGAAATGACGGAGAACCTCATCCAGCACGTGATGGTCCGGGCGAACCAGGGGCGGCGGCTTTTCGTGCACCCCCGGGTGGTGGTGTGCGTGCCCGCCTGCGTCACGGAGGTGGAGAAGCGGGCGGTGGTGGACGCCACCCTGGGGGCGGGAGCCCGGGAGGCCTTCGTGGTGGAGGAGCCTCTGGCGGCGGCCCTGGGCACGGGGCTGCCCATCCACGAGCCTCGGGGCAACATGATCGTGGACATCGGGGGCGGAACCAGCGAGGTGGCGGTGCTTTCCCTAGGGGGCATCGTCATCAGCCATTCCCTTCGAGTGGCGGGGGACGAGATGGACAACGCCCTGGTGGCCATGATGCGGCAGAACTACACCCTCTCCATCGGGGAGACCACGGCGGAGGAGATCAAGTTCGCCCTGGGTTCCGCCGCGCCCCTGGAGCAGGAGCTGGAGATGGAGGTCAAGGGGCGGGATCTCATGGACGGATTGCCCAAGGTGGTCCGGGTCTCCTCCGTGGAGGTCCGGGAGGCCCTGTCCCCCATCATCGAACGCATCGAGGACATGCTCCGCATGGCCCTGGAGAAGACCCCGCCGGAGCTGGTCAAGGACATCGTGGATCAGGGGCTCATGCTCACCGGGGGCGGAGCCAACCTCCGGGGGCTGAACCTTCGACTGGCGGACGCTCTGAACGTGCCGGTGCACCTGGCGGAGCAGCCCCTCTTCTCCGTGGCCTTGGGGTTGGGGAAGATGCTCCAGAGCATGGACCTGACCAGAAAGATCACCGTCTCCGTCGAGGGCGGCGGAGCGTAG